The Tripterygium wilfordii isolate XIE 37 chromosome 21, ASM1340144v1, whole genome shotgun sequence genome segment TCCCACCGAAAAAGTtaaaacatgtaaaaaaatatttaatgagagagaagcgggaaagTAGTATTCAACTTTAGGGTTTTGACCAcataaatctatgtgacatgcttagtaggcatgccacatagattatgtatgttATGGATACCAAAAATTATATACCTATGTCATTTTCCTATTGGGACCATTGATCTTTTGTATAGCTAtaactttttgatatttttgagttGTTGAACTCAATATCTACATGATCATGAATGTCATTATGCACAATCTATTTTGGTTGAATTAGCATATATATTATGTGGATACGATTTAATATCAAATTTATAACTAttaatttgaataatttttttaatgtttctaGTTTTGTCAATTTAGATTATTTGAATCCTTCGTAGATTATATGTATTAGTAATTATTAAATTGTTACTAGaagagcaaaaaaagaaaaaatcaaaaaattaatattacaaCTCCACCcgttcttaaaaaaaatcagtttccTGTAGTTTTTAAAAAGGCTAGATCCACAACAGTTAAAATGAAAACACTCTACCAGCGGTTTGATTAAAGTTATACCCACACTTTCTTGCCCATGATTTTAACATCAGTGCATGCAGATTGCCGCGGTTAATAGACGTTTATAGCCGCATTTTGCTACCTTAGGTACTAAAGGGAATCCGCCCGCGCGCCTTTTATACTATACCTGCGTTTAGTAAAACCACAGGTATCTATCTTGTGACGCCTACTCTTCCTGCGGTTTGTCTAGCGCAGGTAAAATTTTTATCTACGGTTTTTTGGTCGTGTAGTTGCAGTCAAAACCGCAGCTAAACAAGTTTTTTGTGTAGTGCACACACATGAATGCCATCTGAACTATTCGTGGTTCTccatgccattttttttttattgtagtgTACTAAATAATACTACTGCATATATGCATACTGTGTGTGAGATATTCTCATAAGGAACAAGaggatattatatataaattctcaccATATTTCATCTGAATTTATTCCTATATAATTGTTAGTGGATCCATGTGTGAATAATCCTCTAACTAGCCAAGATCTGAACATCATCACATATTCATTTGTTTTCATCACCATTTGTTGCTCTCACCACACTTTCACAACACTAGCTAGCTAGCTTATTATATTAAACCCAAAATTTTGGAGAACTAGGCACAGTTGGAGCCATTGTGGCACTGCTGCTGCTAACTCATCGTGCAGAAGGTAGAGTTTCCCCCAGAAGAAATGATGCGAACAACGTGAGTGAGTTGCTTGGTTTGAAGATAGGCACTGCATGCCCCGCTCCTCTAAACGTTGCAAAGGTCAGCCCCTCGTATTCTTGAAACCAACCACTCACCTAAtgcagaaaaaaaagagaaaaacaattATGAAGTACTCAAAGAACACGGGAATATCTCGATTCATGTTTTGGCAATGGTTATGGATTACCTGCTTCTGGTGGTACCACGGGCGCCACGCCTTAGTGATGCGTAGCCCCAGGGAGCCTAAGCTGTATCTTGTCGACAATACAGGAACTCTTCCGTCCGTGTCTCCACTGAACCTCCCAAAGCAAATAGATTAGTAAGATTGACAGAGCATGTATATCATGACACAATATTTATACAAAGTAACTAAACTAGCTTTATCGGGGAGCAGTTACCTATAGATCCATATTCTGAGTCCAGCTGCAATAAGCTTCTTGTATATCGGAATAACAGATGATTTTGAGTCTACCCAGTCATGATACATCTTCTCACTGCAGCCAGAACAAAAGTGTCAAACTGGATGTTGTGAAAAATATTCTCTCACCGTCTTCTCATCGCTAAGGACTTTAAAAATACAACTTAAGGTCATCAGAATCAAATAGTAAATTCGTTACGAAGAAAACGAGACAAATTCCATTACTTGCAAATGGTCCACTTCCTTAGCTGTTGACCATCGCTAACATGGAGTGCAGTTTGAACATCTGGTCTATTGTAGAACGCTTTTGCATAATCATCCAGACATGGATCATAACCACCCATAATCCTTGGcatctgaaaattttcaatagACAATATCGATTATTCTATGTCCTTACAAATtagaaacaacaataaaaaaaaaaaagcttaacaACTGACCATTTTAGAGTTGTATGTAAACGTGATTTGCGTGGATTTCTCATCCGTGGTTGCTGAATTGCCAATGCATACCGAGGTGTAAAGGCTGTAAATATCTATCTCCTTGTACTGCCCAAGTAATTCTTCCACACCTTGATTGCAGTCATCGTTGCTCCATGTATCGTTGCTCTCGAAATTGCAACTTTCACTGATTATATTGTGGAGTTCATCGGATATTATAGCATGGCTCCATGCATAATCTACCAAACCTCTCCAGTCCTCAGCATCGGAAGTTTCAGGATTGCCCAACTGCAATGATGCATCAAATGAAGAGAGCAGCAACGTTTATTAAGGAAATATATATCATAATAAAGGTCTCGACTTCATACTATTGTAATACATCAGTGGTCATACCAAAATACCCTTAAGATTGATATAGAAAGAAGGGTCTTTATTCTTGTCATAAATAAACTCAGCTAGTTCTGGGACATATTTTCCTGTCAATAAATGCCACAAAAAATGTCAGGAAATTAGCACAGGAGTCCAATTAAACTAT includes the following:
- the LOC119988300 gene encoding serine carboxypeptidase-like 31 isoform X1; amino-acid sequence: MSFVFFLTLSLVGLLSLESTVSVRHWQWAAESRVNTLGNEDQVTNLPGQPDINFKHYAGYVTVNKENGRALFYWFYEATTDPEQKPLVLWLNGGPGCSSVGYGATQEIGPFIVDSDGLGLKYNPYSWNREANMLFLESPVGVGFSYSNTTSDYNKLGDDFTANDAYTFLHMWFLKFPSYKARTFYIAGESYAGKYVPELAEFIYDKNKDPSFYINLKGILLGNPETSDAEDWRGLVDYAWSHAIISDELHNIISESCNFESNDTWSNDDCNQGVEELLGQYKEIDIYSLYTSVCIGNSATTDEKSTQITFTYNSKMMPRIMGGYDPCLDDYAKAFYNRPDVQTALHVSDGQQLRKWTICNEKMYHDWVDSKSSVIPIYKKLIAAGLRIWIYSGDTDGRVPVLSTRYSLGSLGLRITKAWRPWYHQKQVSGWFQEYEGLTFATFRGAGHAVPIFKPSNSLTLFASFLLGETLPSAR
- the LOC119988300 gene encoding serine carboxypeptidase-like 31 isoform X2 — encoded protein: MTKPDLKFKKGPGCSSVGYGATQEIGPFIVDSDGLGLKYNPYSWNREANMLFLESPVGVGFSYSNTTSDYNKLGDDFTANDAYTFLHMWFLKFPSYKARTFYIAGESYAGKYVPELAEFIYDKNKDPSFYINLKGILLGNPETSDAEDWRGLVDYAWSHAIISDELHNIISESCNFESNDTWSNDDCNQGVEELLGQYKEIDIYSLYTSVCIGNSATTDEKSTQITFTYNSKMMPRIMGGYDPCLDDYAKAFYNRPDVQTALHVSDGQQLRKWTICNEKMYHDWVDSKSSVIPIYKKLIAAGLRIWIYSGDTDGRVPVLSTRYSLGSLGLRITKAWRPWYHQKQVSGWFQEYEGLTFATFRGAGHAVPIFKPSNSLTLFASFLLGETLPSAR